From Streptomyces sp. 6-11-2, one genomic window encodes:
- the hpnH gene encoding adenosyl-hopene transferase HpnH yields MAMPLRQSVKVATYLAEQKLRKRDKFPLIVELEPLFACNLKCEGCGKIQHPAGVLKQRMPVAQAVGAVLESGAPMVSIAGGEPLMHPQIDEIVRQLVAKRKYVFLCTNALLMRKKMDKFKPSPYFAFAVHIDGLRERHDESVAKEGVFDEAVEAIKEAKRRGFRVTTNSTFFNTDTPQTVVEVLNFLNDDLKVDEMMISPAYAYEKAPDQEHFLGVEQTRELFRKAFAGGNRRRWRLNHSPLFLDFLEGKVDFPCTAWAIPNYSLFGWQRPCYLMSDGYVPTYRELIEDTDWDKYGRGKDPRCANCMAHCGYEPTAVLATMGSLKESLRAMRETVSGNRD; encoded by the coding sequence ATGGCCATGCCGCTGCGCCAGTCCGTCAAAGTCGCCACATACTTGGCCGAACAGAAGCTGCGCAAGCGGGACAAGTTCCCGCTGATCGTCGAGCTTGAGCCGCTCTTCGCCTGCAACCTCAAGTGCGAGGGCTGCGGCAAGATCCAGCACCCGGCCGGAGTGCTCAAGCAGCGCATGCCCGTCGCCCAGGCGGTGGGCGCGGTACTGGAGTCGGGTGCGCCGATGGTGTCCATCGCGGGCGGCGAGCCCCTGATGCACCCGCAGATCGACGAGATCGTACGGCAGCTGGTGGCCAAGCGGAAGTACGTCTTCCTGTGCACCAACGCGCTGCTGATGCGCAAGAAGATGGACAAGTTCAAGCCGTCCCCCTACTTCGCCTTCGCGGTGCACATCGACGGGCTGCGGGAGCGGCACGACGAGTCGGTGGCGAAGGAGGGCGTGTTCGACGAGGCGGTGGAGGCCATCAAGGAGGCCAAGCGGCGCGGCTTCCGGGTGACCACCAACTCCACCTTCTTCAACACCGACACCCCGCAGACCGTCGTCGAGGTGCTCAACTTCCTCAACGACGACCTCAAGGTCGACGAGATGATGATCTCGCCCGCCTACGCCTACGAGAAGGCGCCCGACCAGGAGCACTTCCTGGGCGTGGAGCAGACCCGGGAGCTGTTCAGGAAGGCCTTCGCGGGCGGCAACCGGCGCCGCTGGCGGCTCAACCACTCGCCGTTGTTCCTCGACTTCCTCGAGGGCAAGGTCGACTTCCCGTGCACCGCGTGGGCGATCCCGAACTACTCGCTGTTCGGGTGGCAGCGCCCCTGCTACCTGATGAGCGACGGGTACGTGCCGACGTACCGGGAACTCATCGAGGACACCGACTGGGACAAGTACGGCCGGGGCAAGGACCCGCGGTGCGCCAACTGCATGGCGCACTGCGGCTACGAGCCCACCGCCGTGCTGGCCACCATGGGATCGCTGAAGGAGTCCCTGCGCGCCATGCGCGAGACGGTCTCCGGAAACCGGGACTGA
- a CDS encoding 1-hydroxy-2-methyl-2-butenyl 4-diphosphate reductase yields MSTRPGPAPLLIACALGIERLALRAGDRGGADGPVTVLRTGMGPKAAERSVTRVLAGPPLDRAAVLATGFCAGLAPGMHPGDLVVAEETRDPRGTVPCVGTELLVKELTRTLPGRTVHTGPLTGSDHVVRGPERSDLRATGAIAVDMESAATLLSAVRSGVRPVAAVRVVVDAPEHELVRIGTVRGGISAFRVLRSVLPTFFEWHRNVLLPRR; encoded by the coding sequence ATGAGCACACGGCCCGGACCGGCTCCGCTGCTGATCGCCTGCGCGCTCGGCATCGAGCGTCTCGCCCTGCGCGCCGGTGACCGCGGCGGGGCCGACGGGCCGGTCACCGTCCTGCGGACGGGCATGGGACCCAAGGCGGCGGAGCGCTCCGTCACCCGGGTCCTGGCCGGCCCGCCGCTGGACCGGGCCGCGGTGCTCGCCACGGGCTTCTGCGCGGGACTCGCCCCGGGCATGCATCCCGGTGACCTCGTCGTCGCCGAGGAGACCCGGGACCCGCGCGGCACCGTCCCCTGCGTCGGCACCGAACTGCTCGTCAAGGAACTCACCCGCACCCTGCCCGGGCGCACCGTGCACACCGGGCCGCTGACCGGCTCCGACCACGTCGTGCGCGGACCCGAGCGGTCCGATCTGCGCGCCACCGGGGCGATCGCGGTCGACATGGAGTCGGCGGCCACGCTACTGAGCGCCGTGCGCTCGGGCGTGCGCCCTGTTGCGGCCGTGCGGGTGGTCGTGGACGCTCCAGAGCATGAACTCGTCCGCATCGGTACGGTCCGCGGTGGAATATCAGCCTTCCGCGTTCTTCGTTCCGTCCTGCCGACTTTTTTCGAATGGCACCGTAACGTGCTGCTCCCCAGGAGGTGA
- the shc gene encoding squalene--hopene cyclase, producing MTATTDGSTGATLPSRAAAASETVLSTPETAGVQEAAAAAVRRATDFLLAQQDAEGWWKGDLETNVTMDAEDLLLRQFLGILEEDTTRAAALFIRGEQREDGTWATFYGGPGELSTTIEAYVALRLAGDAPDEPHMARASAWIRAQGGIAASRVFTRIWLALFGWWKWEDLPELPPELIWFPKWFPLNIYNFGCWARQTIVPLTIVSAKRPVRPAPFPLDELHTDPGSPRPPRALAPARTWDGLFQRLDMVVRGYRSVAVRRVREAAMKSAARWIIERQENDGCWGGIQPPAVYSVIALYLLGYDLEHPVMRAGLESLDRYAVRREDGARMIEACQSPVWDTCLATIALADAGLPSDHPQLVKAADWMLGEQIVRPGDWSVRRPGLPPGGWAFEFHNDNYPDIDDTAEVVLALRRVRHHDPERMDNAIGRGVRWNLGMQSKNGAWGAFDVDNTSPFPNRLPFCDFGEVIDPPSADVTAHVVEMLAAEGMTHDPRTRRGIEWLLAEQEPDGSWFGRWGVNYLYGTGSVVPALTAAGLPGSHPAVRRAVIWLESVQNDDGGWGEDLRSYQYVEEWSGKGASTASQTAWALLALLAAGEKDSKAVERGVEWLAATQREDGSWDEPYFTGTGFPWDFSINYHLYRQVFPLTALGRYVHGEPFAGRLPTTDPLAERPGAEVKGS from the coding sequence GCGACGACCGACGGAAGCACCGGGGCGACACTGCCGTCCCGCGCTGCCGCGGCCAGTGAAACCGTACTCAGCACCCCCGAGACGGCCGGGGTACAAGAAGCCGCCGCAGCCGCCGTCAGGCGGGCCACCGACTTCCTGCTCGCCCAGCAGGACGCCGAGGGCTGGTGGAAGGGCGACCTCGAGACGAACGTCACCATGGACGCCGAGGACCTGCTGCTGCGCCAGTTCCTGGGCATCCTGGAAGAGGACACCACCCGGGCCGCCGCGCTGTTCATCCGCGGTGAGCAGCGCGAGGACGGCACCTGGGCCACCTTCTACGGCGGCCCGGGCGAACTCTCCACCACCATCGAGGCCTACGTCGCCCTCCGGCTGGCCGGCGACGCGCCGGACGAGCCCCACATGGCCCGGGCCTCCGCCTGGATCCGCGCACAGGGCGGCATCGCGGCCTCCCGCGTCTTCACCCGGATCTGGCTGGCCCTGTTCGGCTGGTGGAAGTGGGAGGACCTGCCCGAACTGCCGCCCGAGCTCATCTGGTTCCCCAAGTGGTTCCCGCTCAACATTTACAACTTCGGGTGCTGGGCGCGGCAGACGATCGTCCCCCTGACCATCGTCTCGGCCAAGCGCCCGGTGCGTCCGGCCCCGTTCCCGCTCGACGAGCTGCACACCGACCCCGGCAGTCCCCGTCCGCCGCGGGCGCTCGCCCCGGCCAGGACCTGGGACGGCCTGTTCCAGCGGCTCGACATGGTGGTGCGCGGCTACCGTTCCGTCGCCGTGCGCAGAGTGCGCGAGGCGGCCATGAAGTCGGCCGCCCGCTGGATCATCGAGCGCCAGGAGAACGACGGCTGCTGGGGCGGCATCCAGCCGCCGGCCGTGTACTCGGTCATCGCCCTGTACCTGCTCGGCTACGACCTCGAACACCCGGTGATGCGGGCGGGCCTCGAATCGCTGGACCGTTACGCCGTGCGGCGCGAGGACGGCGCCCGCATGATCGAGGCCTGCCAGTCGCCGGTGTGGGACACCTGCCTGGCCACCATCGCGCTCGCCGACGCCGGACTGCCCTCCGACCACCCCCAGTTGGTCAAGGCCGCCGACTGGATGCTGGGCGAGCAGATCGTCCGGCCCGGCGACTGGTCGGTGCGCCGTCCCGGACTGCCGCCGGGCGGCTGGGCGTTCGAGTTCCACAACGACAACTACCCCGACATCGACGACACCGCCGAGGTCGTCCTGGCCCTGCGCCGGGTCAGGCACCACGACCCGGAGCGGATGGACAACGCCATCGGGCGCGGGGTGCGCTGGAACCTCGGGATGCAGTCGAAGAACGGCGCCTGGGGAGCCTTCGACGTCGACAACACCAGCCCCTTTCCCAACCGGCTGCCGTTCTGCGACTTCGGCGAGGTGATCGACCCGCCGTCGGCGGACGTCACCGCGCACGTCGTGGAGATGCTCGCCGCCGAGGGCATGACCCACGACCCGCGCACCCGGCGCGGCATCGAGTGGCTGCTGGCCGAACAGGAGCCGGACGGCTCGTGGTTCGGCCGCTGGGGCGTCAACTACCTCTACGGCACAGGGTCCGTCGTACCCGCCCTGACGGCCGCCGGCCTGCCCGGCTCCCACCCGGCCGTCCGCCGCGCGGTGATCTGGCTGGAGAGCGTGCAGAACGACGACGGCGGCTGGGGCGAGGACCTGCGCTCCTACCAGTACGTCGAGGAGTGGAGCGGCAAGGGCGCCTCCACCGCCTCGCAGACCGCCTGGGCCCTGCTCGCCTTGCTCGCGGCGGGGGAGAAGGACTCCAAGGCCGTCGAGCGCGGCGTCGAGTGGCTCGCGGCCACCCAGCGGGAGGACGGCTCCTGGGACGAGCCGTATTTCACCGGCACCGGCTTCCCGTGGGACTTCTCCATCAACTACCACCTGTACCGGCAGGTCTTCCCGCTCACCGCGCTCGGCCGGTACGTGCACGGCGAGCCCTTCGCCGGCCGTCTCCCCACCACCGATCCCCTCGCCGAGCGACCCGGCGCCGAGGTCAAGGGGAGCTGA